Proteins found in one Salinimonas lutimaris genomic segment:
- a CDS encoding thiol-disulfide oxidoreductase DCC family protein, with translation MIIFYDGHCPLCRKEMDHLRRYNQEGVLKFEDIQNNDFDQRYPHLDWHALNNRIHVQRPDGVIVTGLDATHAAWQAVGKGWLYAPLRWPLIRHVADYAYTLFARHRYTISYWLTGQKRGCGCAPDNDSQPRSQLSSGESK, from the coding sequence ATGATTATTTTTTATGATGGGCACTGTCCATTGTGCCGCAAGGAAATGGACCATCTGCGTCGTTACAATCAGGAAGGAGTGCTGAAGTTTGAAGATATTCAGAACAATGATTTTGACCAGCGATATCCCCACCTGGACTGGCATGCCCTGAATAACCGCATTCATGTACAGCGACCCGACGGGGTCATAGTCACCGGCCTGGATGCCACGCACGCTGCCTGGCAGGCCGTGGGTAAAGGCTGGCTGTATGCGCCCCTGCGCTGGCCGCTGATTCGACACGTCGCAGACTATGCTTACACCTTATTTGCCCGTCACCGCTATACAATTTCTTACTGGCTCACCGGACAAAAGCGCGGGTGTGGCTGCGCCCCGGATAATGACAGTCAGCCCCGTTCGCAGCTATCATCCGGAGAGTCCAAATGA
- the msrA gene encoding peptide-methionine (S)-S-oxide reductase MsrA yields the protein MANIQQATLAGGCFWCIESAFNSVEGVERALSGYAGGQTDTPTYEAVCKGDTGHAEVVRVNFDADVISYREILEIFFALHDPTQLNRQGNDVGTQYRGAVFYHDDEQKAQAEAIIKEMTDEEIWPDPVVTEVVPVNNYHEAEAYHQDYFKNNPQNQYCAMVVAPKLAKFKKTFAQRLRKD from the coding sequence ATGGCGAATATTCAACAGGCAACGCTGGCTGGCGGCTGTTTCTGGTGTATTGAATCTGCATTTAACAGCGTTGAAGGAGTTGAGCGGGCGTTATCAGGTTATGCCGGCGGGCAGACCGACACCCCGACCTATGAGGCGGTGTGTAAAGGCGACACCGGCCATGCAGAGGTGGTTCGGGTGAACTTTGATGCCGATGTGATCAGCTATCGCGAGATTCTGGAAATCTTTTTCGCCCTGCATGATCCCACGCAGCTAAATCGTCAGGGTAATGATGTGGGTACCCAGTATCGCGGTGCTGTGTTCTATCATGATGATGAGCAAAAAGCGCAGGCTGAAGCGATTATCAAAGAAATGACTGATGAGGAAATTTGGCCGGACCCGGTAGTTACCGAGGTAGTGCCGGTAAACAATTACCACGAAGCCGAAGCGTATCATCAGGACTACTTTAAAAATAACCCACAGAACCAGTACTGTGCCATGGTGGTTGCGCCCAAACTGGCAAAGTTCAAAAAGACTTTTGCCCAGCGTCTGCGTAAAGACTAA
- a CDS encoding metallophosphoesterase family protein, with the protein MQSLPEVLAGPILRHIDPSVVTVWLVTRSATPPLLVLTPAAKKQQADTIQVGEQAFVHVLQAFTDNPLESGKYYTYDLKFNDQNAQRAWQQTLSQLCYPGQQTLSFRYQYTINNVLHGSCRKPHHPVEDALLRADEQIAAEFAGDAGQQPVRPDLLLMTGDQVYTDDVAGPMLQVIQQVISQLGLFDEVLEGAVVNKASDLPGHEHNYYEREQILPQIDINTPLSKLFFGAKKKPVFTSVNAHNHLISLSEIIAMYLLVWSDVLWRDVQFDSSLVSEQHKAQFEQEIAPIEQFAAALPQVRRALAHLPVYMIFDDHDVTDDWNLTRGWEQEVYGNPLSRRMVGNALVAYWLCQGWGNQPGYFDDITRQAKDVFTPDGLTRHDEFIDTLFDFEQWHYTLQTSPPVCVLDTRTRRWRSETSLNKPSGLMDWEALCEFQQELIGHDAVIVVSAAPIYGVKFIEAIQKIFTFFGKALTVDAENWMAHRGTAHVILNIFRHYKTPPEFIILSGDVHYSFVYDVRLRFRRNSPHITQFTCSGLKNTFPDKLLHHLERFNRYLYGASSPLNIFTRRRNMSVSARRIDDSAHKTLLNHSAIGQLIIDENNQRVTCKALCGGQKTVEFPPNEED; encoded by the coding sequence GTGCAGTCATTACCCGAGGTGTTAGCCGGCCCGATACTCAGGCATATTGATCCTTCTGTGGTCACCGTTTGGCTGGTAACCCGCTCTGCTACCCCACCATTGCTGGTGCTGACGCCGGCTGCCAAAAAGCAGCAGGCTGACACCATCCAGGTGGGCGAACAGGCATTTGTGCATGTGTTGCAGGCCTTTACTGACAATCCACTGGAGTCAGGAAAATACTATACCTATGATCTTAAATTCAATGATCAGAATGCGCAGCGCGCGTGGCAACAGACCCTGTCACAACTGTGTTATCCGGGCCAGCAAACCCTGAGTTTTCGCTACCAGTACACGATCAATAACGTGCTTCACGGATCTTGTCGTAAGCCTCATCATCCGGTGGAAGACGCGCTGCTGCGCGCCGATGAGCAAATCGCCGCTGAGTTTGCCGGCGATGCGGGCCAGCAACCAGTACGTCCTGACTTGCTGCTGATGACCGGCGATCAGGTGTACACCGATGATGTGGCCGGGCCGATGTTGCAGGTCATACAGCAGGTCATCAGTCAGCTGGGGCTGTTTGACGAGGTGCTCGAAGGGGCGGTGGTGAATAAAGCCAGTGACCTGCCCGGCCATGAACATAATTACTATGAGCGGGAGCAAATCTTACCGCAGATAGATATCAACACACCATTGTCCAAACTGTTTTTCGGAGCCAAGAAAAAACCGGTATTTACCTCGGTCAATGCACACAACCACCTGATTAGCCTCTCTGAGATTATCGCCATGTATTTGCTGGTATGGTCAGATGTATTGTGGCGTGACGTGCAGTTCGACAGCAGCCTGGTCAGTGAGCAGCACAAAGCCCAGTTTGAGCAGGAGATTGCGCCCATTGAACAGTTTGCCGCTGCCCTGCCGCAGGTACGCCGGGCGCTGGCTCATTTGCCGGTATATATGATATTTGATGATCATGATGTCACCGATGACTGGAATCTGACCCGCGGCTGGGAACAGGAAGTCTACGGCAATCCGCTGTCCCGGCGCATGGTGGGTAACGCCCTGGTGGCTTACTGGCTGTGTCAGGGCTGGGGTAATCAACCCGGCTATTTCGACGATATTACCAGGCAGGCAAAAGACGTCTTCACTCCTGACGGGCTGACCCGCCATGATGAGTTTATCGATACTCTGTTTGATTTTGAGCAATGGCATTACACCCTGCAAACCAGCCCACCGGTGTGTGTACTTGATACCCGTACCCGGCGCTGGCGTTCAGAAACCAGCCTGAACAAACCGTCCGGACTGATGGACTGGGAAGCCCTGTGCGAGTTTCAGCAGGAGCTGATTGGCCATGACGCCGTTATTGTAGTGTCAGCCGCGCCGATTTATGGGGTGAAGTTTATTGAGGCAATTCAAAAAATCTTTACCTTTTTTGGCAAGGCGCTCACCGTGGATGCGGAAAACTGGATGGCCCACCGGGGCACAGCCCATGTCATCCTGAATATTTTCAGGCACTACAAAACGCCGCCGGAGTTCATTATTTTATCCGGCGATGTGCATTACTCATTTGTGTATGACGTACGTCTGCGCTTTCGGCGCAACAGTCCGCACATCACCCAGTTTACCTGTAGCGGACTGAAAAATACGTTTCCGGATAAACTGCTGCATCATCTGGAGCGCTTTAACCGGTATTTATACGGCGCATCGTCCCCGTTGAATATCTTTACCCGGCGGCGAAATATGTCGGTTAGTGCACGGCGCATTGATGACAGCGCACATAAAACCCTGCTTAACCATAGTGCCATCGGGCAGCTTATCATTGACGAAAACAATCAGCGGGTAACCTGCAAGGCTTTGTGTGGCGGCCAGAAAACGGTAGAATTCCCACCGAATGAAGAAGATTAA
- the fldB gene encoding flavodoxin FldB, whose protein sequence is MSEPALSIGLFYGSTTCYTEMAAEKIQAQLNSLFDDQIVSLFNIQETPLKKAEEFDILIFGISTWDFGELQEDWESHWEDVFQLQLEGRIVALYGMGDQYGYADWFQDALGMLHDAIAPSGCQIIGYWPNQGYEFAASKALTDDKTQFVGLSLDDENQFDVTDQRIEQWCNQLLEELA, encoded by the coding sequence ATGAGTGAACCTGCCCTGTCTATCGGGTTATTTTATGGCTCGACAACCTGCTATACCGAGATGGCAGCAGAAAAAATTCAGGCACAGTTAAACAGCCTGTTTGATGATCAGATTGTCAGCCTGTTCAATATTCAGGAAACACCGCTGAAAAAAGCGGAGGAATTCGACATTCTGATCTTCGGGATCTCTACTTGGGATTTTGGCGAGCTTCAGGAAGACTGGGAGTCGCACTGGGAAGACGTATTTCAGTTGCAGCTGGAAGGCCGGATCGTGGCCTTATATGGCATGGGCGATCAATACGGCTACGCCGACTGGTTTCAGGATGCGCTGGGCATGTTACATGATGCGATCGCCCCGTCAGGTTGCCAGATCATCGGTTACTGGCCCAATCAGGGTTACGAATTTGCAGCCTCTAAAGCATTAACTGACGACAAAACCCAGTTTGTCGGGTTATCGCTGGATGATGAAAATCAATTTGATGTGACCGATCAGCGTATTGAACAATGGTGTAACCAGTTACTTGAGGAGCTTGCCTAG
- a CDS encoding CLCA_X family protein — protein sequence MSQPGRLHREFYRNGASHRDGADVSFQDIRKLFNFPAITVGRWVTAQEQQLAANLFFDALYDLIDILQVNEQVISLNGSLSLAFGSGGQKHSSAHYNSNKRQLALAKNAGGGALAHEWFHAFDHYIAGKVFSGLDYGHFASQAWLDDATQTPHPLNDLLCQCFASLFLDDRGSPSAYLKRSIEADRALKMYYYAMPQEMAARAFEACIQDHAIKNAFLVSGTKMSTEARLGIYPHGNLRTQVNQQLMAYFARLGMALARSAP from the coding sequence GTGAGCCAGCCCGGCCGGCTGCATCGGGAATTTTACCGTAACGGTGCATCGCACCGTGATGGTGCTGATGTCAGTTTTCAGGACATCCGTAAACTGTTTAATTTTCCAGCGATCACTGTAGGTCGCTGGGTCACCGCCCAGGAACAACAACTGGCTGCCAACCTGTTTTTTGATGCCCTGTATGATCTGATTGATATTCTGCAGGTCAACGAGCAGGTTATCTCTCTTAACGGGAGTTTATCCCTGGCCTTTGGCAGTGGCGGCCAGAAACACAGCTCAGCTCACTACAACAGCAATAAGCGCCAGCTGGCGCTGGCCAAGAATGCCGGTGGTGGCGCCCTTGCCCATGAATGGTTTCATGCCTTTGATCATTACATTGCCGGCAAGGTATTCAGCGGCCTGGACTACGGGCATTTTGCCTCGCAGGCCTGGCTGGACGATGCCACACAAACCCCGCATCCGCTGAATGATTTGTTGTGCCAGTGCTTTGCCAGCCTTTTTTTGGATGATCGCGGATCGCCCAGTGCGTACTTAAAAAGATCGATCGAAGCTGATCGCGCACTAAAAATGTATTATTATGCAATGCCGCAGGAAATGGCAGCACGGGCTTTTGAGGCCTGTATTCAGGATCATGCTATTAAGAATGCGTTCTTGGTATCGGGTACAAAAATGTCCACTGAGGCTAGACTTGGTATCTATCCGCATGGTAATTTGCGTACTCAGGTTAACCAACAGTTAATGGCCTACTTCGCCAGACTGGGTATGGCATTAGCCAGATCGGCACCCTGA
- a CDS encoding ExbD/TolR family protein, whose product MKRKKHTSAEDEAQVDMTPMLDIVFIMLIFFIVTTSFVKEKSLDVSRPEDNQSNNNQPSKALSIRIDETGKIMMGGREVDIRRVVANAQTYLAENNTDTAAIQAAEDTEEGIVVEVMNQVKIAGIDKVSVLVKKG is encoded by the coding sequence ATGAAAAGAAAAAAGCATACATCTGCTGAGGACGAGGCTCAGGTTGACATGACGCCCATGTTGGACATTGTGTTCATCATGCTGATCTTCTTCATTGTTACCACGTCTTTCGTAAAAGAGAAAAGCCTTGACGTAAGCCGTCCAGAAGATAACCAGTCAAACAACAACCAGCCGTCTAAAGCGCTGTCTATTCGAATTGATGAGACAGGCAAAATTATGATGGGTGGCCGTGAGGTTGATATCCGTCGGGTAGTGGCTAACGCGCAAACTTACCTGGCCGAAAACAACACAGACACAGCAGCCATTCAGGCAGCCGAAGATACTGAAGAAGGTATCGTGGTTGAAGTAATGAACCAGGTAAAAATCGCCGGTATTGATAAAGTGTCGGTGCTGGTGAAAAAAGGCTGA
- a CDS encoding choice-of-anchor A family protein codes for MKSVKNGLMIAGCVALTAMSAPALAGPFYLGEAGNFNAYIMEDFTGQQSDVEGRLAVGGNLNTVDYGFGYRLPATNQSNVVVVGNNATIRNARIYNGDAVAGGDIDIDDTVGLYNGEDTANSRRFYQDSSFDFASANNELMYQSALWGAYNATADTVLSGSSDGIYRIDFNGTDDLNVFSIDAAALSSPNKGIYIDVPETSYSIINVFGDAANLFNTGFHLPFEVNGSDKFPDNDSSGADADRHPGYYADNVLFNFVDATSLVLEGIGFKGSILAPLADLTFSNGHIDGQLFAKSLTSDGINNTGQINNYRFGGFTEISEPATIAAFGLVVAGLVGMSRRRLQRQAA; via the coding sequence ATGAAAAGTGTAAAAAACGGACTTATGATTGCCGGCTGCGTCGCACTCACCGCGATGTCTGCCCCTGCGCTGGCCGGGCCTTTTTATCTTGGAGAAGCCGGTAACTTTAATGCCTACATTATGGAAGATTTCACTGGCCAGCAATCTGATGTTGAAGGACGCCTGGCGGTGGGTGGTAATCTGAATACAGTTGATTACGGTTTTGGTTATCGCCTACCTGCAACAAACCAAAGTAATGTAGTGGTGGTAGGCAATAATGCGACCATAAGAAATGCCCGCATCTACAACGGTGATGCCGTAGCCGGTGGCGATATCGATATTGATGACACCGTGGGTTTATACAATGGTGAAGATACGGCCAATAGCCGTCGTTTTTATCAGGACAGCAGCTTTGACTTTGCCTCAGCTAATAACGAGCTGATGTATCAGTCTGCTTTGTGGGGGGCATACAATGCCACCGCCGACACCGTGCTATCTGGCAGCAGTGACGGGATCTACCGGATCGACTTTAATGGTACTGACGATCTGAATGTTTTTTCAATTGATGCCGCAGCGCTTTCATCACCCAACAAGGGCATTTATATCGATGTGCCTGAAACCAGTTACAGTATTATCAATGTTTTTGGTGACGCGGCCAACCTGTTCAACACCGGTTTTCACCTGCCTTTTGAGGTAAACGGTTCTGATAAATTCCCTGACAATGATTCATCCGGCGCCGATGCTGATCGCCATCCGGGATATTATGCGGATAACGTATTGTTTAACTTTGTGGATGCCACTTCGCTGGTGCTTGAAGGGATCGGGTTTAAGGGCAGTATTCTGGCACCACTGGCCGACCTGACATTCAGCAATGGTCATATTGACGGCCAGCTGTTTGCAAAGAGCTTAACCTCTGACGGCATCAATAACACCGGGCAAATTAATAATTACCGCTTTGGTGGTTTTACTGAAATCAGTGAACCGGCCACCATTGCCGCATTTGGCCTGGTGGTGGCCGGCCTTGTTGGTATGAGCCGCCGGCGTTTACAACGCCAGGCCGCTTAA
- a CDS encoding cellulose synthase subunit BcsC-related outer membrane protein, whose protein sequence is MAKHGVSYLSGCVLASLMTGSACAQVTQYSVLPGESLLQAADTPDTTGLWYHIEQRQVSLANQTYQRLQQEYPYWQPDQNLQEALSRLNQPAEAAPPASATARPPEAASDVFSQLAALPATDWTLIDSSTLAEAVRQAQQSGKSEQHLLLGWIYHQRGAFETALSLFEQARQTGAQKSAQTGIDSAIDGLTNQALKRPDIAELKALSQRFPDAGIPVKAAGQGWSLYDNQHYASALALFQFADDVQGQVLSLDKQGKASQAARLACDTAASSPVQPMLAKRCARALAQQQLSAYKDKQFTSSISAAKKLQDLRGLTRDEQTLLAWTYFQAGDSANAIPLFNTLLDASPEQQDFAQALLTLTTARAQQQQLAQRHPAVARLLSQQQGQTAWQRKQFDLAWHQQAEQAEIYPSRRLYAYTGINGRQRSGDDGLGNLDVAGGYIGLGGIYQQWRWDLHMDYEQLYSGAVPASRWFGDGIVDDMFGGITGFEDTGIRGRVQTQQQDYTLYAEVGYSLLNQPVSAPVSGQLGGSWSFNDATLSAMAYRQRVTDSLLSMGSTYFEDSSEAWGAVIKTGLRGLYAQSLASQRAVSVSWVLGRYTGQQVKDNDHVGIRLDASQDFASAFNVALDYFRVGPYVSWQGFSHNLSGFTRGHGGYFSPSGLTSLGMYGELLSAEARQWQVRSSVNLGYSWIKQDRYSRFALTGRGEQVPAESDAGIGADLMIEGQYLIDDHWLVAGFVQQSFAVEYRATMAGIELRWFAGKHTGVTSNTLILRDPELSGLAL, encoded by the coding sequence ATGGCTAAGCATGGCGTCAGCTATTTATCTGGCTGTGTACTGGCTTCGCTGATGACCGGATCGGCCTGCGCGCAGGTAACCCAGTACTCCGTATTACCGGGCGAATCATTACTGCAAGCGGCTGATACGCCGGATACTACCGGGTTGTGGTATCACATAGAGCAGCGACAGGTGAGTCTGGCCAACCAGACGTATCAGCGCCTGCAACAGGAGTATCCATACTGGCAGCCTGATCAGAATTTACAGGAGGCGTTGTCCCGGCTGAATCAGCCTGCAGAGGCTGCGCCGCCAGCGTCTGCCACAGCCCGCCCGCCTGAAGCAGCGTCTGATGTGTTCAGCCAGCTGGCCGCGCTGCCTGCCACTGACTGGACCCTGATTGATTCATCCACGCTGGCAGAAGCGGTCAGACAAGCACAACAAAGCGGTAAATCAGAGCAGCACTTGTTGCTGGGCTGGATTTATCATCAGCGCGGTGCTTTTGAAACCGCGTTATCTCTGTTTGAGCAGGCCCGCCAGACCGGCGCACAAAAATCGGCGCAAACCGGTATCGATAGTGCTATTGACGGGCTCACTAACCAAGCGCTGAAGCGCCCGGATATCGCTGAGCTAAAGGCGCTTAGCCAGCGTTTTCCTGATGCCGGCATTCCTGTCAAAGCCGCCGGCCAGGGCTGGTCTTTGTACGATAACCAACACTATGCCAGCGCGCTTGCGCTATTTCAGTTTGCAGACGACGTGCAGGGGCAGGTGCTGAGCCTGGATAAACAGGGTAAAGCCAGCCAGGCGGCCAGACTGGCCTGTGATACCGCGGCCAGCTCCCCGGTACAACCCATGCTCGCTAAGCGGTGTGCCCGGGCACTGGCACAGCAACAGCTTAGTGCCTACAAAGATAAGCAGTTTACAAGTAGCATCAGCGCGGCAAAAAAACTGCAAGACCTGCGCGGGCTGACCCGCGATGAACAGACATTGCTGGCCTGGACGTATTTTCAGGCCGGCGACAGCGCTAATGCCATTCCACTGTTTAATACGCTGCTTGATGCAAGCCCCGAACAGCAGGACTTTGCCCAGGCGCTACTCACTCTGACCACCGCCCGGGCGCAGCAACAACAGCTGGCGCAACGTCATCCGGCTGTGGCCCGCTTGTTAAGTCAGCAACAGGGGCAAACAGCCTGGCAGCGCAAACAGTTTGATCTGGCATGGCACCAGCAGGCTGAGCAGGCAGAGATTTATCCTTCACGACGGTTATATGCCTATACCGGTATTAACGGACGACAGCGTAGCGGCGATGATGGGCTGGGTAACCTGGATGTGGCCGGTGGGTATATCGGGCTTGGCGGTATTTATCAGCAGTGGCGCTGGGATCTGCATATGGATTATGAACAGCTGTACAGCGGCGCTGTGCCGGCCAGTCGCTGGTTTGGTGATGGCATTGTCGATGATATGTTTGGTGGCATCACTGGCTTTGAAGATACCGGGATCCGGGGGCGGGTGCAGACCCAGCAGCAAGACTATACGCTATATGCAGAAGTAGGGTATTCACTGCTTAACCAGCCGGTAAGCGCACCAGTATCCGGTCAGCTTGGTGGTAGCTGGTCTTTTAATGATGCCACTCTCAGTGCCATGGCCTACCGGCAGCGTGTGACAGATAGCCTGCTAAGTATGGGCTCAACCTATTTTGAGGATAGCAGTGAAGCCTGGGGAGCTGTGATCAAAACCGGCCTCAGAGGCTTGTATGCACAAAGTCTGGCTTCACAGCGAGCGGTGTCGGTGTCGTGGGTGCTCGGCCGGTATACCGGGCAGCAAGTCAAAGACAACGATCATGTAGGGATCCGTCTGGATGCCAGTCAGGATTTTGCATCAGCATTCAACGTAGCGCTGGATTACTTTCGGGTCGGGCCGTATGTATCCTGGCAAGGGTTCAGCCACAATTTAAGCGGGTTTACCCGTGGCCACGGGGGATACTTCAGCCCTTCCGGATTAACCAGTCTGGGCATGTATGGCGAACTGCTCAGCGCTGAAGCGAGACAGTGGCAGGTACGAAGTAGTGTGAACCTGGGATATAGCTGGATTAAGCAGGACCGTTATTCGCGCTTTGCACTGACCGGCCGCGGTGAGCAGGTGCCGGCTGAATCAGATGCCGGGATCGGTGCGGATCTGATGATTGAAGGCCAGTATCTGATTGATGATCACTGGCTGGTGGCCGGTTTTGTGCAGCAATCTTTTGCGGTGGAATACCGCGCAACGATGGCCGGGATAGAACTGCGCTGGTTTGCTGGCAAGCACACAGGCGTGACCAGCAATACACTGATTCTGCGTGACCCTGAATTAAGCGGCCTGGCGTTGTAA
- a CDS encoding glycosyl hydrolase family 8, with product MKKLWWCLVLCTVMAGCSQKPPDAFSVHWEKYVSRFYANGRIIDTGNNQVSHSEGQGYGMLFAVAAGDKPRFDALWRWTQRTLQRRDGLFSWRFTPCEANNRQCVDDDNNASDGDILIAWALLRASQAWDNTTYKQQALTIIHAVQRKLIRQQYGYTVLLPGEQGFEKPHRVQLNLSYWLFPAFADFQQLTGDSIWSQLLRDGERLLAQTASQGKGLASDWLWLSEQGLSARDSISAHYGYNACRIPLHLVWQKNTDASLLSPYLTFWQQDKVPATVDVITGEPADYAWSKGMQVVAELVQFKAGQSAAPPSFALGNEQDYFSASLILLSELALMDSRQDG from the coding sequence ATGAAAAAGCTCTGGTGGTGTCTGGTGTTGTGTACGGTGATGGCTGGCTGTAGCCAAAAGCCGCCGGACGCATTTTCTGTGCACTGGGAAAAATACGTGTCGCGCTTTTATGCTAACGGCAGAATTATTGATACCGGCAACAATCAGGTGTCTCACAGTGAAGGGCAGGGCTATGGTATGTTGTTTGCCGTTGCAGCCGGTGACAAGCCCCGGTTTGATGCATTATGGCGCTGGACACAACGCACGCTGCAACGTCGCGATGGCCTGTTCAGCTGGCGTTTTACACCCTGTGAGGCGAATAACCGCCAATGTGTGGATGATGATAATAATGCTAGCGACGGCGATATTCTTATTGCCTGGGCATTACTGCGCGCCAGTCAGGCATGGGACAACACCACCTACAAACAGCAGGCCCTGACCATCATTCATGCTGTACAACGTAAGCTGATTCGTCAGCAGTATGGCTACACCGTGCTGCTACCAGGCGAGCAGGGATTTGAAAAACCACACCGGGTACAGCTGAATCTGTCTTACTGGCTGTTTCCTGCTTTTGCTGATTTTCAGCAACTGACCGGAGATTCGATATGGTCGCAACTGCTTCGTGATGGTGAGCGCTTACTTGCGCAAACGGCATCGCAGGGTAAAGGACTGGCCAGCGACTGGCTGTGGCTCAGTGAACAGGGGCTAAGCGCCCGTGACAGTATCAGTGCGCATTATGGTTACAATGCCTGTCGTATTCCGCTACATCTGGTATGGCAAAAAAACACTGATGCATCTTTGTTGTCACCCTATCTGACTTTCTGGCAACAGGACAAGGTGCCGGCCACTGTGGATGTGATCACCGGAGAGCCCGCAGATTACGCCTGGAGCAAAGGCATGCAGGTGGTGGCTGAGCTGGTGCAGTTTAAGGCTGGACAGTCTGCTGCGCCGCCCTCTTTTGCCTTAGGCAATGAGCAGGACTATTTTTCTGCCAGTCTGATCCTGCTCAGTGAGTTGGCACTGATGGATAGCCGTCAGGATGGCTAA